GAGACAGACCTCAGAATCTTCAGAAAGGGATGAGagccaggaagaagaggaggacatTGCTAGTAATGAAAACAGCCATATCTCTGCAGCTGTTGAGACTGTGGATAGTGGATCTTCCAATCTGGTTGAAGCTGTAAACTATGATGCAGAAGAGTCAACAGATATTGAAAATGCTGACAATAAAGAAGAAATATATGATAGCGCTTCACCAGCAGCAGAAATGGTTGATTTAGTGTCTAAAATCGTAGATGAAGTCATAGACTCTGAAATAAATTCAGATGCCACTGAAGATGGTTTTATATTTAGGATGAAGGAGATGTTCCATGATGTGAATCTGGCAAAAGAGAATGAGTATAACCTTGAAAATGTTTCAGCTTTGGATATAGATGAGGATGTAAGCAGTAGTATATGTGACAATGTAATTTTTACAGACTTGTGTTTAGGTGTCCCATCATCTGTTTGTGCAGAATCAACCAATCCAGAAAACAAACTGCATTGGACTTGTGAGGAGGAAGAGAAACTAGTAAACACAGTTACAAATGTGTGCTGTACGAATGATGCTGATTTTGAACTAAATACAGAGTTTGAATTAGATATTGACACAGTGGAAGAGAGCACAAGTTCCAAGGAACCATATGATGATGAAGGAACAGATGTTGGATTAGAAATGGGTGAAGATGAACAGCACGGTGCAGAGTTTTCAGAGGATTCTTGTAGTGATGCTGAGGTTGAGAATGAAAGAGAAGCTTCACTTATAAGTCCTGGAGCCATAGATTCCAAAAATGGCAAGAACACTTACCACGAAGACAATGTAGATGATGGCTATCAAACCATTGAGATAAAAAGTGAGGAGGAAGCTTCAGAGACAGCGCATGATGAAATGGAAGACTTAAAAGAAGAGGATATGAATAATTATGATATAGATGATAGCTGTCAGATTATTCCTTTTGAGAATGACTGTCATGAGGATGTAACTGACTGTGTACAAGGAAACTTAGATGATTTTTTGCTTTTGGAAGATTGTGGCTCATATGGTTGTGAAGAGTCTGCCATTTCTCAGTCCAACATAGAACAAGAGCTAGAATCTGATCCAGGGATGGGTCCTACCAACAGCAACATCATTGAATGCATTTTGGAGGAGAATCATGAAGATGTAGAAGTGGAGCCTGATGAACCATTGCATTATGATGGCACTGATACCTCTAAAGACGGAGAAGTGGACATCATATCTAATGATGATAGTGCTAATTTTCCACCTGAAGAAGTTAtaatggaggaggaaggtcaTGTAACCGAACCATTAGCTGAAAATATTCAGGGTGAGATTACAAATGATGATAAATGTAAAGATGAATGTAGCAAATATGTATCTAGTTCAGCGGTGTCTGATATGTCTGTAGAAACTGATGAGGATGAATCAAACCCCTATGTGTTAGGAGACAGTTTGCCCCTAAAATGCAACAGTACTTTACATGGAGAAGAAACTGTATACAGCCGACCAACAGATGGCCCTCCATGCAATTGGATCATGAAAGAACTAAGTATGGATGCAGAAAATAGTCTTTTCTCTCTTGATCGAAAAAACATAGTCACCAGATCACGGTCTCACTCTGGGAAATTACCTGGCTGTGTGCCTGAAACAGTACCCGAGGAGCCTGGACCAGAAACGGACTCTCAATCCTCCATCAGTGATTCTGTATCAAACATTGTAACTAATAATTTACACCCTATGGATGGAAATAGGGTATTACCAGCCAAACCTAGACGGTTTATTTTATACCCACGATCTTACTCTGTGGAGGGCAGGGATATCCCAGTTTCTGTGTGTAGAGACAGTGATGAATCAACATTTGTGGACAGTAGAATAAAGAGGAGAGATGATAATCTTTCTCTGCCTTGTGTTATGAGCTCTTCAAGTAGTTTTTCTCTGAGAAATCACTGTTTGCAGGGTGGTGTTTCCACCCCATCCTCAGTTGTTGACATTCCACCCCCTTTTGAACTGGCCTGCATCACTAAAAAACCAATCACTAAAAGTTCTCCATCTCTTTTAATAGAGAACGAGTCTCCTGATAAATATTTCAAGAAGAAGAAATTATCCTTTAAACGATTTCTCACGCTGAAATTCAAAaagaagactgagaacaaaattcATGTGGATGTTAATGTCTCttcatccagatcttcttcagaaTCGAGCTATCACGGACCTGCTAGAGTTGTGGAACTGGACAGGAGGAGTTTGGGGAGCTCACCACAACTGAAGTCACGTTCTGGAAAGTTGAGAGCTTCAGAGTCTCCTTCCATGGTCCTCTTCTACAAGGATGGTAAGAGGAAAGGAATGCCCAAGACATATAGTAGGAGTGTGGCAAGGGTGGAGTCATTTGAAGATCGTGCCAGGCCTCCATTCATGCCCCTGCCTTTAACCAAACCAAGGTCTATTTCATTTCCCAATGCTGATACTTCAGATTATGAAAACATCCCAGCAATGAGCTCTGATTACGAAAATATACAGATTCCTAGCAGAAGGCCCATCAGGACTGGAACCTTTACAGAGTTTTTTGAGGACCCAAGCAGGGCATTGTCCTCTGCTAATGACAATGATGGATATGTGGACATGAGCAGCTTTAACACACTTGAGAT
This genomic interval from Rhinatrema bivittatum chromosome 4, aRhiBiv1.1, whole genome shotgun sequence contains the following:
- the FGD5 gene encoding FYVE, RhoGEF and PH domain-containing protein 5 isoform X4; translated protein: MNSEFAKPPLAPKPKTLDHSSLTVIKYPSSLMSRSSLLPNLNSISRGPKPPIAPKPVVLPAPDRRSSLCINNNVNRCTNGEMTGSDEEIYEGIHCSIDCPASNAMEITNDEYIVVSDLRNEERDDFRYENDQCFPLTAERQTSESSERDESQEEEEDIASNENSHISAAVETVDSGSSNLVEAVNYDAEESTDIENADNKEEIYDSASPAAEMVDLVSKIVDEVIDSEINSDATEDGFIFRMKEMFHDVNLAKENEYNLENVSALDIDEDVSSSICDNVIFTDLCLGVPSSVCAESTNPENKLHWTCEEEEKLVNTVTNVCCTNDADFELNTEFELDIDTVEESTSSKEPYDDEGTDVGLEMGEDEQHGAEFSEDSCSDAEVENEREASLISPGAIDSKNGKNTYHEDNVDDGYQTIEIKSEEEASETAHDEMEDLKEEDMNNYDIDDSCQIIPFENDCHEDVTDCVQGNLDDFLLLEDCGSYGCEESAISQSNIEQELESDPGMGPTNSNIIECILEENHEDVEVEPDEPLHYDGTDTSKDGEVDIISNDDSANFPPEEVIMEEEGHVTEPLAENIQGEITNDDKCKDECSKYVSSSAVSDMSVETDEDESNPYVLGDSLPLKCNSTLHGEETVYSRPTDGPPCNWIMKELSMDAENSLFSLDRKNIVTRSRSHSGKLPGCVPETVPEEPGPETDSQSSISDSVSNIVTNNLHPMDGNRVLPAKPRRFILYPRSYSVEGRDIPVSVCRDSDESTFVDSRIKRRDDNLSLPCVMSSSSSFSLRNHCLQGGVSTPSSVVDIPPPFELACITKKPITKSSPSLLIENESPDKYFKKKKLSFKRFLTLKFKKKTENKIHVDVNVSSSRSSSESSYHGPARVVELDRRSLGSSPQLKSRSGKLRASESPSMVLFYKDGKRKGMPKTYSRSVARVESFEDRARPPFMPLPLTKPRSISFPNADTSDYENIPAMSSDYENIQIPSRRPIRTGTFTEFFEDPSRALSSANDNDGYVDMSSFNTLEIKQQRADQETDSAYTEPYKVCPIALLPLEDVTSDEEQKSSEDEEASPGESCLAHKKEGQSRVHLIAEELLSSEKEYVEMLRRLQMGFYGAVLQVLDEEDEGVSEEGNLRQGFSELPEIFQLHQEILAELEERILDWQENQKIAGVFLSRESRFRHHVAYVTQFDKNLALLDESCPKSPQLAAVLRDFENQDCSHISVKHQLLKVTERIFQYHMILTDYLNNLRPDSAEYEDTQAALAIVSETSDQANDSMRQGENLQKLVHIQHSVRGQSSLLQPGREFVKEGTLMKVCEKSRHPRHLFLMNDVLLYTYPQKDGKYRLKNTLSVAGMRVSRPIGEKVQNLLKVECLDSSLTLSASSCSERDEWYSTINRTVLEYYQSHNALGYHHSMEVKEKLGTSLGEKPPTLIPVSHVMMCMSCGCDFKLTLRRHHCHACGKIICRNCSRHRYPLKYLKDRIAKVCDNCYTELRKRDLPALSVSYPPPSNRFSGSAFSSVFHNIHPTAFKKQKKIPSALMEVGSKGVSISGYLHRCKRGKKHWKKLWFIIRGKVLYTYRASEDKVASESLPLLGFVLLYGQQEGSTEAATVFHLYHKETLFFSFKAEDGSSAQRWVEAMKEASVL
- the FGD5 gene encoding FYVE, RhoGEF and PH domain-containing protein 5 isoform X1, which encodes MNSEFAKPPLAPKPKTLDHSSLTVIKYPSSLMSRSSLLPNLNSISRGPKPPIAPKPVVLPAPDRRSSLCINNNVNRCTNGEMTGSDEEIYEGIHCSIDCPASNAMEITNDEYIVVSDLRNEERDDFRYENDQCFPLTAERQTSESSERDESQEEEEDIASNENSHISAAVETVDSGSSNLVEAVNYDAEESTDIENADNKEEIYDSASPAAEMVDLVSKIVDEVIDSEINSDATEDGFIFRMKEMFHDVNLAKENEYNLENVSALDIDEDVSSSICDNVIFTDLCLGVPSSVCAESTNPENKLHWTCEEEEKLVNTVTNVCCTNDADFELNTEFELDIDTVEESTSSKEPYDDEGTDVGLEMGEDEQHGAEFSEDSCSDAEVENEREASLISPGAIDSKNGKNTYHEDNVDDGYQTIEIKSEEEASETAHDEMEDLKEEDMNNYDIDDSCQIIPFENDCHEDVTDCVQGNLDDFLLLEDCGSYGCEESAISQSNIEQELESDPGMGPTNSNIIECILEENHEDVEVEPDEPLHYDGTDTSKDGEVDIISNDDSANFPPEEVIMEEEGHVTEPLAENIQGEITNDDKCKDECSKYVSSSAVSDMSVETDEDESNPYVLGDSLPLKCNSTLHGEETVYSRPTDGPPCNWIMKELSMDAENSLFSLDRKNIVTRSRSHSGKLPGCVPETVPEEPGPETDSQSSISDSVSNIVTNNLHPMDGNRVLPAKPRRFILYPRSYSVEGRDIPVSVCRDSDESTFVDSRIKRRDDNLSLPCVMSSSSSFSLRNHCLQGGVSTPSSVVDIPPPFELACITKKPITKSSPSLLIENESPDKYFKKKKLSFKRFLTLKFKKKTENKIHVDVNVSSSRSSSESSYHGPARVVELDRRSLGSSPQLKSRSGKLRASESPSMVLFYKDGKRKGMPKTYSRSVARVESFEDRARPPFMPLPLTKPRSISFPNADTSDYENIPAMSSDYENIQIPSRRPIRTGTFTEFFEDPSRALSSANDNDGYVDMSSFNTLEIKQQRADQETDSAYTEPYKVCPIALLPLEDVTSDEEQKSSEDEEASPGESCLAHKKEGQSRVHLIAEELLSSEKEYVEMLRRLQMGFYGAVLQVLDEEDEGVSEEGNLRQGFSELPEIFQLHQEILAELEERILDWQENQKIAGVFLSRESRFRHHVAYVTQFDKNLALLDESCPKSPQLAAVLRDFENQDCSHISVKHQLLKVTERIFQYHMILTDYLNNLRPDSAEYEDTQAALAIVSETSDQANDSMRQGENLQKLVHIQHSVRGQSSLLQPGREFVKEGTLMKVCEKSRHPRHLFLMNDVLLYTYPQKDGKYRLKNTLSVAGMRVSRPIGEKVQNLLKVECLDSSLTLSASSCSERDEWYSTINRTVLEYYQSHNALGYHHSMEVKEKLGTSLGEKPPTLIPVSHVMMCMSCGCDFKLTLRRHHCHACGKIICRNCSRHRYPLKYLKDRIAKVCDNCYTELRKRDLPALSVSYPPPSNRFSGSAFSSVFHNIHPTAFKKQKKIPSALMEAASSGRRGSQSAAISTGAKGGKNTGRNSGLSSEAKSCTHTEPARIR
- the FGD5 gene encoding FYVE, RhoGEF and PH domain-containing protein 5 isoform X2, with the protein product MNSEFAKPPLAPKPKTLDHSSLTVIKYPSSLMSRSSLLPNLNSISRGPKPPIAPKPVVLPAPDRRSSLCINNNVNRCTNGEMTGSDEEIYEGIHCSIDCPASNAMEITNDEYIVVSDLRNEERDDFRYENDQCFPLTAERQTSESSERDESQEEEEDIASNENSHISAAVETVDSGSSNLVEAVNYDAEESTDIENADNKEEIYDSASPAAEMVDLVSKIVDEVIDSEINSDATEDGFIFRMKEMFHDVNLAKENEYNLENVSALDIDEDVSSSICDNVIFTDLCLGVPSSVCAESTNPENKLHWTCEEEEKLVNTVTNVCCTNDADFELNTEFELDIDTVEESTSSKEPYDDEGTDVGLEMGEDEQHGAEFSEDSCSDAEVENEREASLISPGAIDSKNGKNTYHEDNVDDGYQTIEIKSEEEASETAHDEMEDLKEEDMNNYDIDDSCQIIPFENDCHEDVTDCVQGNLDDFLLLEDCGSYGCEESAISQSNIEQELESDPGMGPTNSNIIECILEENHEDVEVEPDEPLHYDGTDTSKDGEVDIISNDDSANFPPEEVIMEEEGHVTEPLAENIQGEITNDDKCKDECSKYVSSSAVSDMSVETDEDESNPYVLGDSLPLKCNSTLHGEETVYSRPTDGPPCNWIMKELSMDAENSLFSLDRKNIVTRSRSHSGKLPGCVPETVPEEPGPETDSQSSISDSVSNIVTNNLHPMDGNRVLPAKPRRFILYPRSYSVEGRDIPVSVCRDSDESTFVDSRIKRRDDNLSLPCVMSSSSSFSLRNHCLQGGVSTPSSVVDIPPPFELACITKKPITKSSPSLLIENESPDKYFKKKKLSFKRFLTLKFKKKTENKIHVDVNVSSSRSSSESSYHGPARVVELDRRSLGSSPQLKSRSGKLRASESPSMVLFYKDGKRKGMPKTYSRSVARVESFEDRARPPFMPLPLTKPRSISFPNADTSDYENIPAMSSDYENIQIPSRRPIRTGTFTEFFEDPSRALSSANDNDGYVDMSSFNTLEIKQQRADQETDSAYTEPYKVCPIALLPLEDVTSDEEQKSSEDEEASPGESCLAHKEGQSRVHLIAEELLSSEKEYVEMLRRLQMGFYGAVLQVLDEEDEGVSEEGNLRQGFSELPEIFQLHQEILAELEERILDWQENQKIAGVFLSRESRFRHHVAYVTQFDKNLALLDESCPKSPQLAAVLRDFENQDCSHISVKHQLLKVTERIFQYHMILTDYLNNLRPDSAEYEDTQAALAIVSETSDQANDSMRQGENLQKLVHIQHSVRGQSSLLQPGREFVKEGTLMKVCEKSRHPRHLFLMNDVLLYTYPQKDGKYRLKNTLSVAGMRVSRPIGEKVQNLLKVECLDSSLTLSASSCSERDEWYSTINRTVLEYYQSHNALGYHHSMEVKEKLGTSLGEKPPTLIPVSHVMMCMSCGCDFKLTLRRHHCHACGKIICRNCSRHRYPLKYLKDRIAKVCDNCYTELRKRDLPALSVSYPPPSNRFSGSAFSSVFHNIHPTAFKKQKKIPSALMEAASSGRRGSQSAAISTGAKGGKNTGRNSGLSSEAKSCTHTEPARIR
- the FGD5 gene encoding FYVE, RhoGEF and PH domain-containing protein 5 isoform X3 yields the protein MSRSSLLPNLNSISRGPKPPIAPKPVVLPAPDRRSSLCINNNVNRCTNGEMTGSDEEIYEGIHCSIDCPASNAMEITNDEYIVVSDLRNEERDDFRYENDQCFPLTAERQTSESSERDESQEEEEDIASNENSHISAAVETVDSGSSNLVEAVNYDAEESTDIENADNKEEIYDSASPAAEMVDLVSKIVDEVIDSEINSDATEDGFIFRMKEMFHDVNLAKENEYNLENVSALDIDEDVSSSICDNVIFTDLCLGVPSSVCAESTNPENKLHWTCEEEEKLVNTVTNVCCTNDADFELNTEFELDIDTVEESTSSKEPYDDEGTDVGLEMGEDEQHGAEFSEDSCSDAEVENEREASLISPGAIDSKNGKNTYHEDNVDDGYQTIEIKSEEEASETAHDEMEDLKEEDMNNYDIDDSCQIIPFENDCHEDVTDCVQGNLDDFLLLEDCGSYGCEESAISQSNIEQELESDPGMGPTNSNIIECILEENHEDVEVEPDEPLHYDGTDTSKDGEVDIISNDDSANFPPEEVIMEEEGHVTEPLAENIQGEITNDDKCKDECSKYVSSSAVSDMSVETDEDESNPYVLGDSLPLKCNSTLHGEETVYSRPTDGPPCNWIMKELSMDAENSLFSLDRKNIVTRSRSHSGKLPGCVPETVPEEPGPETDSQSSISDSVSNIVTNNLHPMDGNRVLPAKPRRFILYPRSYSVEGRDIPVSVCRDSDESTFVDSRIKRRDDNLSLPCVMSSSSSFSLRNHCLQGGVSTPSSVVDIPPPFELACITKKPITKSSPSLLIENESPDKYFKKKKLSFKRFLTLKFKKKTENKIHVDVNVSSSRSSSESSYHGPARVVELDRRSLGSSPQLKSRSGKLRASESPSMVLFYKDGKRKGMPKTYSRSVARVESFEDRARPPFMPLPLTKPRSISFPNADTSDYENIPAMSSDYENIQIPSRRPIRTGTFTEFFEDPSRALSSANDNDGYVDMSSFNTLEIKQQRADQETDSAYTEPYKVCPIALLPLEDVTSDEEQKSSEDEEASPGESCLAHKKEGQSRVHLIAEELLSSEKEYVEMLRRLQMGFYGAVLQVLDEEDEGVSEEGNLRQGFSELPEIFQLHQEILAELEERILDWQENQKIAGVFLSRESRFRHHVAYVTQFDKNLALLDESCPKSPQLAAVLRDFENQDCSHISVKHQLLKVTERIFQYHMILTDYLNNLRPDSAEYEDTQAALAIVSETSDQANDSMRQGENLQKLVHIQHSVRGQSSLLQPGREFVKEGTLMKVCEKSRHPRHLFLMNDVLLYTYPQKDGKYRLKNTLSVAGMRVSRPIGEKVQNLLKVECLDSSLTLSASSCSERDEWYSTINRTVLEYYQSHNALGYHHSMEVKEKLGTSLGEKPPTLIPVSHVMMCMSCGCDFKLTLRRHHCHACGKIICRNCSRHRYPLKYLKDRIAKVCDNCYTELRKRDLPALSVSYPPPSNRFSGSAFSSVFHNIHPTAFKKQKKIPSALMEAASSGRRGSQSAAISTGAKGGKNTGRNSGLSSEAKSCTHTEPARIR